From one Phocaeicola salanitronis DSM 18170 genomic stretch:
- a CDS encoding sigma-70 family RNA polymerase sigma factor, which translates to MRQLKITKSITNRESASLDKYLQEIGREDLITVEEEVELAQRIRKGDRAALEKLTRANLRFVVSVAKQYQNQGLSLPDLINEGNLGLIKAAEKFDETRGFKFISYAVWWIRQSILQALAEQARIVRLPLNQVGSLNKISKAFSKFEQENERRPSPEELADELDIPVDKISDTLKVSGRHISVDAPFVEGEDNSLLDVLVNDDSPMADRSLVNESLSREIDRALSTLTDREKEIIQMFFGIGTQEMTLEEIGDKFGLTRERVRQIKEKAIRRLRQNSRSKLLKSYLG; encoded by the coding sequence ATGAGACAATTAAAAATTACCAAAAGTATCACTAACCGAGAGAGCGCCTCTTTGGACAAATACCTGCAGGAAATCGGACGCGAAGACTTGATTACGGTAGAAGAAGAAGTAGAGCTCGCTCAGCGTATCCGCAAAGGCGATCGTGCAGCGTTAGAGAAACTTACACGTGCAAACCTGCGATTTGTAGTATCAGTAGCCAAACAGTATCAAAACCAAGGCTTAAGCCTTCCGGACCTGATTAACGAAGGAAACTTAGGCTTAATCAAGGCGGCAGAGAAGTTTGACGAAACCCGTGGCTTCAAATTCATCAGTTACGCCGTATGGTGGATTCGCCAATCCATCCTTCAGGCTTTGGCTGAACAAGCGCGCATCGTGCGGTTGCCACTAAACCAGGTGGGCTCGCTGAATAAAATCAGCAAAGCTTTCTCTAAATTCGAGCAAGAGAACGAACGCCGTCCGTCTCCAGAAGAGCTGGCAGACGAGTTGGACATTCCGGTCGACAAGATATCGGATACGCTGAAGGTTTCCGGACGCCACATCTCTGTAGACGCTCCTTTCGTAGAGGGCGAAGACAACAGCTTGTTGGACGTGCTGGTAAACGATGACTCACCCATGGCGGACCGTTCCTTGGTTAATGAATCACTTTCGAGGGAAATCGACAGAGCGCTTTCTACGTTAACCGACAGAGAGAAGGAGATTATCCAAATGTTTTTCGGTATAGGTACGCAAGAAATGACGTTAGAAGAAATTGGCGATAAATTTGGGCTGACACGCGAACGCGTACGCCAAATTAAGGAAAAAGCCATCAGAAGATTAAGACAAAATTCGCGCAGCAAGTTGCTCAAATCCTATTTAGGGTAA